The following proteins are co-located in the Bombus pascuorum chromosome 3, iyBomPasc1.1, whole genome shotgun sequence genome:
- the LOC132905161 gene encoding mitoguardin isoform X2, with translation MTDKMLNTENVVTDSEFKSCDSVTTLRLEALEKALYCWEDALTAFSSSFSNGTLALPSAADAAFTQDVQELLDMGYQIQNHAELLFIDQHSVLFRNEDEESIDSHKPSNIGSRISSKDKADAASSPESFESARDGVADLREFEEFSEFFPHFEKQKLYHAALKQHEDKSILCRRLHTELVKCGSDIEYLAKVHCLRQAYTKLFTIPSAREWIADIGRQVISDLIMYADRDPKDYLTHYERMLEFLQEPSNHSMMEEELTGRGVKCINFYDVLIDFILLDAFEEVEKPPSSIKAILQNRWISASFRETAIGTAVWSVLMGKRQMLKYDKGFLAHFYSISEQISPVLVWGFLGPEGSLRSTCHYFRDQVIEFLVDIFNFFKVRYTTVDNLAEDILREMKVRVENINQRLSLEGC, from the exons ATGACTGACAAAATGTTGAATACGGAGAATGTCGTCACCGACTCGGAATTTAAATCCTGCGACAGTGTGACAACGTTAA GATTGGAGGCTCTGGAAAAAGCTCTCTATTGCTGGGAGGATGCTCTTACGGCGTTCAGCTCTTCATTCAGTAATGGTACACTCGCATTACCGTCGGCGGCGGATGCGGCATTTACGCAAGATGTGCAAGAACTCCTTGACATGGGTTATCAAATTCAGAACCATGCAGAACTCCTTTTTATCGACCAA CATTCAGTATTGTTCCGGAATGAAGATGAGGAAAGTATAGATAGCCACAAACCTTCGAACATAGGTAGTAGAATATCCAGTAAGGATAAAGCAGATGCTGCGTCTTCTCCGGAATCTTTTGAATCTGCACGTGATGGG gtAGCAGACTTACGGGAATTTGAAGAATTCTCCGAATTTTTCCCGCActttgaaaaacaaaaattatatcacgCTGCACTCAAACAACACGAGGACAAAAGCATTTTGTGcag ACGGTTACATACAGAGTTAGTAAAGTGTGGCTCAGACATAGAATATTTAGCAAAGGTACATTGCTTGCGACAAGCGTATACAAAATTGTTCACTATACCTTCTGCCAGAGAATGGATTGCGGACATAGGCAGACAAGTCATTAGTGATTTGATCATGTATGCAGACAGG gATCCCAAAGATTATCTAACACATTACGAACGAATGTTAGAATTTTTACAAGAGCCAAGCAACCATAGTATGATGGAGGAGGAATTAACCGGAAGAGGcgttaaatgtataaatttttacgatgttctgattgattttattttattagatgcTTTCGAAGAAGTTGAAAAACCGCCTTCATCAATTAAAGCTATTTTACAAAACAGATGGATATCCGCTAGTTTTCGTGAAACT gcCATTGGAACTGCAGTTTGGTCAGTTCTTATGGGTAAAAGACAAATGCTGAAATATGATAAAGGATTTCTGGCCCATTTTTACTCGATTTCTGAACAAATTTCTCCAGTGCTTGTATGGGGTTTCCTAGGCCCAGAAGGAAGTCTACGTTCTACCTGCCACTATTTCAGAGATCAAGTAATAGAATTCCTTGTAgacatatttaatttctttaaagtaAGATATACTACTGTCGATAACCTCGCTGAAGATATACTCAGGGAAATGAAAGTAAGagtcgaaaatataaatcaaagaCTTTCTCTAGAAGGTTGTTAA
- the LOC132905170 gene encoding uncharacterized protein LOC132905170, translating into MNSLKLVSKYHTPKIVWYQTDITVIVRILLYDIKEYFLHVECDHILFSTITNSEKYYICSYLFGTVIAEKTTHRNIGREVKITLEKAHKGTEWLRLFIAMEKNPLISVDPDHIYKKDWILESFKNIKRESFAEYKRRNNITQIMPLVPSSDEEESDDEVMDALFL; encoded by the exons ATGAACTCTTTAAAACTTGTGAGTAAATACCACACACCGAAAATTGTATGGTATCAGACTGATATTACAGTCATCGTACGTATTTTACTGTATGATATAAAGGAATATTTTCTCCATGTTGAATGTGATCACATATTATTTag CACAATAACAAActcagaaaaatattacatttgcTCATATCTTTTTGGAACTGTAATAGCAGAAAAAACAACCCATAGAAATATAGGAAGAGAAGTTAAGATTACACTTGAAAAAGCACATaaag GAACAGAATGGTTAAGATTATTTATCGCAATGGAAAAAAATCCTTTAATCAGCGTAGATCCAgatcatatatataaaaaggaCTGGATCCTTGAgtctttcaaaaatataa AAAGGGAGAGTTTTGCAGAATATAAacgtagaaataatataactcAAATAATGCCACTCGTGCCATCTAGCGACGAAGAAGAATCTGATGATGAAGTAATGGATGCGTTATTTCTTTAA
- the LOC132905171 gene encoding actin-related protein 2/3 complex subunit 5-C → MSRNDGKKDSSASAFRKIDVDQYSDNNFREEDADGGIGGPTGPDENEILTLLSQGKNAEALISVLRSAPLGCKNQQVKDNARNLTLKVLLSIKSTQIDDCLAQLDRDLLDVLMKYIYRGFEIPTEGSSSHLLTWHEKVYNISGVGSIVRAFADSKRA, encoded by the exons ATGTCAAGAAACGATGGCAAAAAAGATTCGTCAGCGTCAGcgtttcgaaaaatcgatGTTGATCAATACAGTGATAATAATTTCAGAGAAGAAGACGCTGACGGAGGAATAGGAGGACCTACAGGCCcagatgaaaatgaaattttgacaCTTCTTAGCC aggGTAAGAATGCAGAAGCACTGATATCAGTATTGAGGTCTGCACCACTTGGGTGTAAAAATCAACAAGTAAAG GATAACGCACGGAATCTGACGTTAAAAGTTCTTCTAAGTATAAAATCTACTCAAATAGATGATTGCTTAGCACAATTAGATCGTGATTTGCTGGatgttttaatgaaatatatatacagaggATTTGAAATTCCAACGGAGGGTAGTAGTAGTCATTTATTAACCTGGCATGAAAAGGTATACAATATCAGTGGTGTTGGCAGTATTGTACGAGCGTTTGCAGATAGTAAACGTGcttga
- the LOC132905169 gene encoding programmed cell death protein 10 encodes MTMGDETPVTSLVLPVILRPILMKLERQNVLAAQTLRTALLKAENSHPGITHDLILGIIRRAELNLDMNESVLRLQGAASDYDVVEYRSSRSEDAFQELNRKSTSLKRILSRIPDEITDRKTFLETIKEIASAIKKLLDAVNEVTAFIRGSAGKQALDQRKREFVKYSKRFSNTLKEYFKEGQANAVFVSALYLIHQTNMIMLTVTDKCE; translated from the exons ATGACAATGGGCGATGAGACTCCAGTTACATCACTGGTCCTTCCTGTCATCTTAAGACCAATATTAATGAAG CTAGAAAGACAAAATGTATTGGCGGCTCAAACATTACGCACAGCTTTATTGAAAGCTGAAAATTCCCATCCAGGAATTACACACGATTTAATCCTTGGTATAATACGACGGGCAGAACTTAATCTTGATATGAATGAGAGTGTTTTAAGATTACAAGGAGCAGCTTCTGATTATGATG TTGTAGAATATAGATCATCTAGGTCTGAGGATGCTTTCCAGGAATTAAATCGTAAATCAACTTCCTTAAAAAGAATACTTAGCAGAATTCCTGATGAAATAACAGATCGGAAAACTTTTCTCGAAACAATCAA AGAAATTGCAAGTGcaataaagaaacttttggatGCAGTGAATGAAGTGACTGCATTTATTCGTGGTTCTGCTGGAAAACAGGCATTGGatcagagaaaaagagaatttgTTAAATACAGTAAAAGGTTTAGCAATAcattgaaagaatattttaaagaaggACA AGCAAATGCAGTATTCGTAAGTGCATTATACTTGATACATCAAACAAATATGATAATGCTCACAGTAACGGACAAATGTGAGTAA
- the LOC132905156 gene encoding pre-mRNA-splicing factor syf1 homolog — translation MLERKDPEGNLYVFNEEDLPYEEEILRNPYSVKHWQRYIDHLKSTKSSNLNIVYERALKELPGSYKLWYNYLRQRVNQLKGRCITDPLYEDVNNAFERALVFMHKMPRIWMDYCTLMTEQCYITRTRQVFDRALRALPITQHHRIWPLYIEFLKKHNVYETAVRVFRRYLKLAPEDTEEYIEYLISIGRLDEAAVKLAQIVNQDDFVSKHGKSNHQLWNELCDLISKNPSKIKSLNVDAIIRGGLRRYTDQLGPLWNSLADYYVRSGLFERARDIYEEAIQTVTTVRDFTQVFDAYAQFEELSLSKRMEEAAKNPTEDDDIDLELRLARFEHLMERRLLLLNSVLLRQNPHNVQEWHKRVRLYEGQPHEIINTYTEAVQTVQPQLAVGKLHTLWVEFGKFYEENGQIADARVVFEKATHVPYTKVDDLASVWCEWAEMEIRHGNYKEALKLMHRATAMPFRKVAYHDETETVQMRLYKSLKVWSMYADLEESFGTFKTCKAVYDKIIDLKIATPQIIINYGLFLEENRYFEEAFRAYEKGIALFKWPNVYDIWNTYLTKFLKRYGGTKLERTRDLFEQCLEFCPPKYAKALYLLYAKLEEEHGLARHAMSVYERATNAVLPEEKFEMFNIYIKKAADIYGVPKTRQIYEKAIEVLNEDNTREMCLRFAEMETKLGEVDRARAIYAHCSQICDPRVASNFWQIWKEFEVRHGNEDTMREMLRIKRSVQAMYNTQVNMMSAQMLNNTSNSPSDIPADAMRLLDSKTQDNITTYKDSIKFVRGAIEKDGKAESQINNPDEIDIDIDDVDDTEADVEEDIPVEKQTIPSQVFGSLKTTDGEDD, via the exons ATGTTGGAACGTAAAGATCCAGAAGGAAATCTATATGTTTTT AATGAAGAAGATTTACCatacgaagaagaaattttgagAAATCCTTATTCTGTGAAACATtggcaacgttatatagatcatttaaaaagtacaaaaagcAGTAATTTAAACATTGTGTATGAACGAGCGTTAAAGGAACTTCCTGGAAG CTATAAGTTATGGTACAATTATCTACGTCAACGTGTCAACCAATTGAAAGGGAGGTGCATAACAGATCCGCTTTATGAAGATGTGAATAATGCATTTGAGCGTGCTTTGGTTTTTATGCATAAAATGCCCAGAATTTGGATGGACTATTGCACATTGATGACAGAACAATGTTACATTACACGTACTCGTCAAGTTTTTGATCGAGCACTTAGAGCTCTCCCTATCACGCAACATCATCGTATATGGCCAttgtatattgaatttttaaaaaagcatAATGTCTATGAAACTGCAGTCAGAGTTTTTAGAAGGTATCTTAAG cTAGCTCCAGAAGATACAGaagaatatatagaatacCTGATATCAATCGGAAGGCTTGACGAAGCAGCTGTGAAACTTGCACAAATTGTTAATCAAgatgattttgtatcaaagcATGGAAAGTCTAATCATCAATTATGGAATGAATTGTGCgatttaatatcaaagaatccttctaaaataaaatctcttAATGTAGATGCAATTATTAGAGGCGGTTTAAGACGTTATACTGATCAGTTAGGCCCTCTTTGGAATTCTTTGGCGGATTATTATGTTCGTAGCGGTTTATTCGAAAgg GCGAGGGATATTTATGAAGAAGCAATACAAACAGTGACTACTGTTAGAGATTTTACTCAAGTGTTTGATGCTTATGCACAATTTGAAGAACTTAGTCTTAGCAAACGTATGGAAGAAGCTGCAAAAAATCCTACTGAAGATG ATGATATAGATCTAGAATTGAGATTAGCACGATTTGAACATTTAATGGAAAGGCGTTTATTACTTCTGAATTCTGTATTACTCAGACAAAATCCTCATAATGTACAAGAATGGCATAAAAGAGTTAGGCTTTATGAGGGACAACCACACGag attattaatacatatacagAAGCTGTACAGACTGTACAACCACAATTAGCAGTAGGTAAATTGCATACTTTGTGGGTTgaatttggtaaattttatgaagaaaatgGTCAAATAGCAGACGCTAGAGTAGTTTTCGAGAAAGCAACTCATGTTCCCTATACTAAAGTCGATGATCTTGCTTCTGTATGGTGTGAATGGGCAGAAATGGAAATTAGACATGG AAATTATAAAGAAGCGTTAAAACTTATGCATCGTGCTACTGCTATGCCATTTCGTAAGGTAGCTTACCATGACGAGACAGAAACAGTTCAAATGAGATTATATAAATCTTTAAAAGTTTGGTCTATGTATGCCGATTTAGAAGAAAGTTTTGGGACTTTCAag ACATGCAAAGCTGTGTACGACAAAATTATAGATCTAAAAATCGCCACGCCGCaaatcattattaattatgGACTCTTTCTCGaagaaaatagatattttgaAGAAGCTTTCAga gCTTATGAAAAAGGTATTGCACTCTTCAAATGGCCTAACGTTTACGATATATGGAATACGTatcttacaaaatttttaaaacgttaCGGTGGAACAAAGTTAGAACGAACGCGAGATTTATTTGAACAGTGTTTAGAATTTTGTCCACCAAAATATGCCAAAG CCTTGTATTTACTGTATGCAAAATTAGAAGAAGAACATGGTTTGGCTAGGCATGCAATGTCTGTATATGAACGAGCAACTAACGCTGTTCTTCCTGAAGAAAAATTTGAG ATGTtcaacatatatattaaaaaagcagCAGACATATATGGTGTCCCAAAAACGAGGCAGATATATGAAAAAGCTATCGAAGTACTTAATGAAGATAATACGAGAGAAATGTGTTTACGCTTCGCAGAAATGGAGACGAAATTAGGAGAAGTTGACAGAGCTCGGGCAATATATGCGCACTGTAGTCAAATTTGCGATCCAAGG GTGGCTTCAAATTTCTGGCAAATATGGAAAGAGTTTGAAGTGAGACATGGTAATGAAGACACTATGCGTGAAATGCTTCGAATTAAACGTAGTGTACAAGCTATGTACAACACTCAAGTGAATATGATGTCTGCacaaatgttaaataatacatcAAACTCACCATCTGATATACCAGCAGATGCAATGCGTCTTTTGGATAGTAAAACACAGG ATAATATTACCACATATAAGGACAGTATTAAATTTGTTCGTGGTGCGATAGAAAAAGATGGTAAAGCAGAATCTCAAATAAACAATCCGGATGAAATAGATATTGATATTGATGACGTTGATGACACTGAAGCGGATGTAGAGGAAg ACATACCTGTTGAGAAACAAACTATTCCATCACAAGTATTTGGTAGTTTAAAGACAACTGATGGTGAAGATGATTAA
- the LOC132905160 gene encoding F-box only protein 42-like has product MECNIDDLPDVVLEYILSLIPPYKNLQECKLVSKRWFRATKNVIQHNKTHFHKSVAYGSLLWSSCPSKHWMPTIAKRHSHSACTYENSMYVFGGCTATCTTFNDLWRLDLDTRKWVRLITMGTYPSPKACATMLYYEKSFILFGGWSHPALYSVHQQSRLFNELHVYSIESNKWIAINTLETPPPTSAHSASIHKNCMIVFGGICNGYRSNDVWCLNLDSYSWHKQATSNLKPQPRYGQSQIELGDKHLLILGGCTGPNVAMNDAWLLKMEGTAWTWKKVNMHNTEWAPTRIWCHQACKVGNHVIVLSINKCQNKPNDMSISLKKVTCQAAPSSRTNNSSPLHARQGSVSHIDRDVNINGRHGSFSEISVQNPRPSHHLPNFTKNLTLCYDNMLSMTAFRNEPVRYDINSHRQRQLESLRRMEESIRNRRTQSKSAKKTRNTLSIFVLDITNVLCDECSASWIPLKHNDQSGPNERILYSLVAGRGELIVFGGIAKEYIQSHPDMDEPEVYNDLHFINPPRYVI; this is encoded by the exons ATGGAGTGTAATATTGATGATTTGCCAGATGTggtattagaatatattttaagtttAATTCCACCATACAAGAATCTTCAAGAATGTAAACTTGTATCCAAAAGATGGTTTCGTGCCACCaaaa aTGTAATACAACACAATAAAACACATTTTCATAAATCTGTGGCTTACGGATCATTGCTTTGGAGTTCTTGCCCATCCAAACACTGGATGCCTACAATTGCAAAGAGACATTCACATTCTGCTTGTACATATGAAAACTCTATGTATGTTTTTGGTGGATGTACTGCTACGTGCACAACATTCAATGATTTATGGAGATTAGATTTGGATACAAGGAAATGGGTCAGATTAATTACAATGGGAACTTATCCATCTCCAAAAGCTTGTGCTACTATGTTGTATTACGAAAagagtttcattttatttggtGGCTGGTCCCACCCAGCGCTATATTCTGTTCACCAG CAATCAAGGTTATTCAATGAATTACATGTGTATTCTATAGAATCCAATAAATGGATTGCTATAAACACCTTGGAAACACCTCCACCTACTTCAGCACATTCTGCATCAATTCACAAAAATTGTATGATTGTTTTTGGTGGTATATGTAATGGATAtag ATCCAATGACGTGTGGTGTTTAAATTTGGATTCCTATAGTTGGCATAAGCAAGCTACTTCGAATTTGAAACCACAACCACGTTATGGTCAGTCTCAGATTGAGCTTGGAGATAAACATCTCCTTATATTAG gAGGTTGCACTGGACCTAATGTTGCTATGAACGATGCTTGGTTATTGAAAATGGAAGGTACAGCAtggacgtggaaaaaagtaaACATGCACAATACTGAATGGGCTCCAACACGTATTTGGTGCCACCAGGCTTGTAAg gTAGGAAATCATGTTATTGTTCTTAGTATAAATAAGTGTCAGAATAAGCCAAACGATATGAGTATATCGCTCAAGAAAGTGACTTGCCAAGCAGCACCTTCATCAAGAACAAATAATTCATCTCCACTACATGCAAG aCAAGGGAGTGTATCTCATATTGATAGAGACGTAAATATTAATGGACGACATGGATCTTTCTCAGAAATATCTGTACAAAATCCACGTCCTTCACATCATCTACCTAATTTTACGAAGAATTTAACTTTATGTTATGATAATATGTTAAGTATGACCGCTTTTCGCAACGAACCAGTGCGTTATGATATTAACAGTCACCGACAACGACAATTAGAATCTCTTCGTAGAATGGAAGAAAGTATTAGAAATCGAAGAACGCAATCAAAATCTGCgaagaaaacaagaaatacGTTATCTATATTTGTGTTAGACATTACGAATGTTTTATGCGATGAATGTAGTGCTTCGTGGATTCCTTTAAAACACAATGATCAGTCAGGTCCTAACGAAAGAATTCTTTATTCACTCGTAGCTGGTCGTGGTGAATTAATAGTGTTTGGAGGTATTGctaaagaatatatacaaaGCCATCCTGATATGGATGAGCCTGAAGTCTACAATGATCTCCATTTTATAAATCCACCAAGatatgttatttaa
- the LOC132905163 gene encoding protein O-glucosyltransferase 2-like, whose product MIFILILLLVICQQKGRNAEINPSETIIWGPGLRPDKVTMQARYIFLQFIDLQGKNLTESPGKDIITVSIQGQTSTGYMCHIWTQILDCKDGSFIVRYKLHNTCFNFKLKIKMKHNNLPILLVESKGPVYEEECYCPNSSINSWLENLGCSKSYKQMQDDLAPFPNVDFDKMRESIVKTYDRPGSVSLCHYVIKSNKIFRECHGRYVGFKIFMDSILLSLTRKVLLPDIEFFVNLGDWPLVPKEGKNYPIFSWCGSFDTKDIVIPTYDITESSLEEMGRVMLDMLSIQGNTDTPWKEKIEKVFWRGRDSRRERLDLIDISRKYPDLFNVAITNFFFFKDEMDKYGPEQSHVSFFHFFKYKYQLCIDGTVAAYRLPYLLAGDALLLKQESKYYEFFYNNLVPGKHYISVKRDLSDLVEKIMWAKEHDQKVLQIAKSARQFARDNLLPDNVLCYHVVLFHEWSKRLKSKVKVLDNMEEVLQPKHSCKCYNADGKLKEEL is encoded by the exons atgatatttatattgattttattgttGGTTATTTGCcaacaaaaaggaagaaatgcTGAAATAAATCCATCGGAAACAATAATTTGGGGTCCAGGATTGAGACCAGATAAAGTAACAATGCAagcaagatatatttttctacagtTTATTGACCTACAAGGCAAAAA TTTAACAGAATCACCtggaaaagatataataacTGTATCCATACAAGGGCAAACTTCAACAGGATACATGTGTCATATATGGACACAAATTCTAGACTGTAAAGACGGAAGTTTTATTGTTAGATATAAATTACACAATACATgcttcaatttcaaattaaaaataaaaatgaaacataataatttacctATCCTATTGGTGGAATCTAAAG GACCTGTTTATGAAGAAGAATGCTACTGTCCAAATTCTTCTATTAATAGTTGGTTAGAAAATTTAGGATGTTCAAAAAGTTATAAACAAATGCAGGATGATCTTGCTCCTTTCCCAAATGTTGACTTTGACAAAATGCGTGAAAGTATTGTAAAAACATACGATCGGCCAGGAAGCGTTAGTCTATGTCACTATGTAATTAAGTCTAACAAA ATTTTTAGGGAGTGTCATGGCCGTTATGTAGGCTTTAAGATATTTATGGATTCTATCCTCCTATCTCTTACTCGCAAAGTTTTATTGCCAGATATTGAATTCTTTGTGAATTTGGGAGATTGGCCACTGGTTCCAAAAGAGGGCAAAAATTATCCTATCTTTTCTTGGTGTGGCTCTTTTGACACTAAAGATATTGTTATACCTACTTATGATATCACAGAATCATCGTTAGAAGAAATGGGAAG GGTAATGTTAGATATGCTGTCTATACAAGGTAATACGGATACACCATggaaagaaaagatagaaaaagtattttgGCGTGGTCGAGATTCCCGTAGAGAACGACTCgatttaattgatatttccagaaaatatcctgatttgtttaatgttgcaattacaaatttctttttttttaaagatgaaatggataaatatgGTCCAGAACAAAGCCAtgtgtctttctttcattttttcaag TACAAATATCAGTTATGTATAGATGGTACAGTAGCAGCATATCGACTTCCATATTTACTTGCTGGCGATGccttattattaaaacaagaaTCAAAGTATTacgaatttttttacaataatcTTGTACCTGGAAAACATTACATATCCGTTAAAAGGGATCTGTCAGATCttgttgaaaaaattatgtGGGCTAAAGAACATGACCAAAAAGTACTACAGATTGCCAAATCTGCTAGACAATTTGCAAGGGATAATTTGTTACCAGATAATGTATTATGCTATCATGTAGTTTTGTTTCAT GAATGGAGTAAACGCTTAAAGAGTAAAGTTAAAGTATTAGATAACATGGAAGAAGTGCTGCAACCCAAGCATTCTTGTAAATGTTATAACGCCGATGGAAAACTTAAAGAGGAGCTATAA
- the LOC132905159 gene encoding basic salivary proline-rich protein 1 produces the protein MSVTFAQRGRPPPNPAQIQKMLDENSQLIQTIQEYQNKGKAQECIQYQQMLHRNLVYLASIADANQNIQALLPPPQGIPNGPQHGMMNPQGIPNAPTGSSGPGGDMPPNTQPTLPMSSFSQGQPMTQGGYRGPVMPGQGPMNRPPAAPGPQQYRGPQGYPQQPSQQSYPTQYANQNPGTNYQGPQGSAYTPGQPNQYGPPNTSQQQGYSTSTQPNYGPPTTVNSYGPQPGGYPPPGTTQPPTGYGPPPPNQQGYPPSNPSQQNFPSSGQQQQPGQYGSPSPQPNYQQPPSQAPPQNAYGAGQPGNYPPPSSQAYANNVPPQNYPAPPTSSAQPPQPGSQQNTGPQPNYGNQPSPGPGATQYGPASTSPPFSTASASGVNTYAQSSQPTSTPSASTQTYPPSSAPPSTSQGGNYAPPGPAPSGYPVHQTPHPTSHPPHQPPHQSPHQPPHAPHQPPHQPSHQSTHQPSAHQSPHQPQQSQQQSQTPPQSQQQQSQSPAPSGFQPPSGPPQGPAPPPGPQPQPGYGPATTQTYVPPTPGGQPQVYTPHPPQGGQHYGHPQYPPQSYPPPPTGQGYPQYPPRPPGGHMPPPPGPQGPPPPNQYGGYGYQPPPQ, from the exons CCAGCAGATGTTGCATCGTAATTTGGTATATTTGGCATCCATTGCTGATGCAAATCAAAATATACAAGCATTGCTACCA CCTCCACAAGGAATTCCTAATGGACCCCAACATGGTATGATGAATCCACAGGGCATTCCTAATGCCCCTACAGGATCAAGTGGACCTGGAGGTGATATGCCTCCAAATACTCAACCAACATTACCAATGTCAAGCTTTAGTCAAGGACAACCAATGACACAAGGTGGATACCGTGGTCCTGTTATGCCTGGACAAGGACCTATGAATA gaCCACCTGCTGCACCTGGACCACAACAGTATAGGGGACCTCAGGGTTACCCTCAACAACCTTCTCAACAAAGTTATCCTACGCAATATGCCAATCAAAATCCGGGCACCAATTATCAAGGACCACAGGGATCTGCATATACTCCAGGTCAACCAAATCAATATGGACCACCAAATACTTCCCAACAACAGGGGTACAGCACATCAACGCAACCGAACTATGGTCCTCCAACTACCGTGAATAGTTACGGTCCTCAACCAGGTGGATATCCACCACCAGGAACAACTCAGCCTCCTACAGGATATGGTCCACCACCACCGAATCAACAAGGCTATCCTCCTTCTAATCCTTCTCAACAAAACTTCCCGTCAAGCGGACAACAGCAACAGCCTGGTCAATATGGTAGCCCTAGCCCACAACCAAATTACCAACAACCTCCGTCTCAAGCTCCGCCTCAAAATGCGTACGGAGCTGGTCAACCCGGAAATTATCCTCCTCCTTCATCGCAAGCATATGCAAATAACGTTCCACCTCAAAATTATCCGGCTCCCCCTACTTCTAGTGCTCAACCTCCTCAACCTGGATCTCAACAAAATACTGGTCCTCAACCGAATTATGGTAATCAACCAAGTCCCGGCCCTGGAGCAACACAATACGGTCCAGCTTCTACATCTCCACCCTTCAGTACTGCCTCTGCAAGTGGAGTAAATACCTATGCTCAGAGTAGCCAACCAACTAGTACACCGTCCGCTTCAACTCAAACTTACCCACCAAGTAGCGCTCCACCATCTACTTCGCAAGGTGGAAACTACGCTCCACCGGGACCTGCACCATCCGGATATCCCGTGCATCAAACACCTCACCCAACGTCTCATCCGCCACATCAACCACCGCATCAATCTCCACATCAACCTCCTCATGCTCCTCATCAACCACCTCATCAACCTTCTCATCAATCAACTCATCAACCTTCTGCACATCAATCTCCACATCAACCACAACAGTCTCAACAACAATCCCAGACACCACCACAGTCTCAACAGCAACAGTCTCAGAGTCCTGCTCCAAGTGGATTTCAGCCTCCTTCAGGACCTCCACAAGGTCCTGCTCCACCTCCAGGACCACAACCACAGCCTGGATATGGTCCAGCTACTACACAGACATACGTACCACCGACACCAGGAGGACAGCCACAG GTGTACACTCCTCATCCACCTCAAGGTGGTCAACATTACGGACATCCACAATATCCTCCTCAGAGTTATCCACCACCACCAACAGGACAAGGATATCCTCAATATCCACCACGTCCACCTGGTGGACACATGCCTCCTCCCCCTGGACCTCAAGGACCTCCTCCACCAAATCAGTATGGTGGTTATGGATATCAGCCACCTCCACAATAG